A single genomic interval of Roseomonas aeriglobus harbors:
- a CDS encoding TonB-dependent receptor, protein MKDTAAHRIATRAGASLLALTIAGAFTPLAGAQNATNSPAPAQTTPRPSSSATAPAQTAPVAGPGIANSTVPNNEMISGPLEPVVSQRMTPVAEEEAREGEVIVTGVRNAEASAIARKRTARTAQDSIVADDVGQFPDKNAAEAISRIAGVALDVADSGEQGGFTIRGQSADLIRIEVDGMTTLSANGDQGGRAAGVGEISSDLIKSVDVIKGQTADMTPGGVGGTVRIEQRTGLDFKEPLYRLNLQGAYQTLSQRLTPRINGIVTQKFFGGNVGVLLSGTYEAQNIGTDYARVSDKGAGYAAFGDLDNSPEKSFTQPFDPIAAAVTTKAGCANLTTTGINSRLNCYAQWEDFVPSLPRPGRQIRGDKRLSIQARVDWRVNRDLTVFASYNPNIRRVSSQDYNWSVATPNGSIGTNGANANVNVTNAVVNSNHYVTAFDFVRGVGGITALNVTSQVRDIQRRISQHYAQTGADFYSGPWTVKARAQFSLATNKREDLAFSILAPVERASYSRLDSGLWTIKIPNVDLLNAASYYPTVGTTGVSANSQIEYTPFADKNKEWNYQLDVDRTFDNFGPITRIKAGIQHRMYDNESRRENGFQLSPGVVLSRARSLDLLQFCDPALAPATTPCQFGSVRRTTTAGTADQTYKIHTITRQQYQDLLNASLIALPGAQFFSGAPNRGDLISTWGTYDVDAFFGQLRQIANLTDYNPDCLYSCRASDGNTYDRPTYLTNEQTSSAYAMLDFETRPFGLLFNGNIGVRYQRIKVDAQPVVDFSRRVATPVTTPFPGYTIENQIIRREIGQVNRTSEDWLPSVNFAVWPIEGKLGLRYSGSLQRARPSILQLTGSSVANCGVVDPAQRAALEAFLAANPGAIQDDDPNTDDSSEARSVLDNFVNRCSGRIGNPELKGYGARTQNVSLEWYPNRDTQLSAAVYQIDVNSGRPETVNIGAYELSGDTYEVGSYRDGPSGLRQRGFEVSGRTAFTFLPGFLRYLGGGFNYSFTKSNEKNTIVDPWTGIALPPRSQSKYYYNINLWYDDGKLNARVAYQRRASYFDLYDADTKNRVPTFPGLTGSAQNGSYFKYLSPIFKNGTETLDARASYSITKKFQLFAEGKNLLGTTIEKYAPTEFRDAGGAPYLYDSLYAGRTFYAGAIITF, encoded by the coding sequence ATGAAGGACACCGCGGCCCATCGCATTGCAACGCGCGCGGGCGCGTCGTTGCTGGCCCTGACGATCGCAGGAGCCTTCACCCCGCTCGCGGGTGCGCAGAACGCGACCAATAGCCCTGCACCGGCGCAGACGACGCCGCGTCCTTCCTCGAGCGCCACCGCACCCGCGCAGACCGCGCCGGTTGCAGGCCCGGGCATCGCCAACAGCACGGTGCCGAACAACGAGATGATCTCGGGTCCGCTCGAACCGGTCGTCTCTCAGCGCATGACACCGGTTGCCGAAGAGGAGGCGCGCGAAGGCGAGGTTATCGTCACCGGCGTGCGCAACGCCGAAGCCTCGGCCATCGCCCGCAAGCGGACCGCACGCACCGCGCAGGATTCGATCGTCGCGGACGACGTCGGCCAGTTCCCCGACAAGAACGCGGCCGAAGCGATCTCGCGCATCGCCGGCGTTGCACTGGATGTTGCGGACTCGGGCGAACAGGGCGGCTTTACGATTCGCGGCCAGTCGGCGGATCTGATCCGTATCGAAGTCGATGGCATGACCACCTTGTCGGCCAATGGCGATCAGGGCGGCCGCGCTGCCGGCGTCGGCGAGATTTCGTCCGACCTCATCAAGAGCGTCGACGTAATCAAGGGCCAGACCGCCGACATGACGCCGGGCGGCGTCGGCGGCACTGTCCGCATCGAACAGCGCACCGGCCTGGACTTCAAGGAACCGCTCTACCGGCTTAACCTTCAAGGCGCCTATCAGACGCTCAGCCAGCGTCTGACGCCGCGGATCAATGGCATCGTCACCCAGAAGTTCTTTGGCGGCAATGTCGGCGTCCTGCTGAGCGGCACGTACGAAGCACAGAATATCGGCACCGACTACGCGCGCGTTTCGGACAAGGGCGCTGGCTATGCCGCGTTCGGCGATCTCGACAATTCGCCGGAAAAGAGCTTCACCCAGCCCTTCGATCCGATCGCGGCGGCGGTGACTACGAAGGCGGGTTGCGCCAATCTCACGACAACGGGGATCAACAGCCGTCTGAACTGCTATGCGCAGTGGGAAGATTTCGTCCCCTCGCTGCCCCGCCCTGGCCGCCAGATCCGCGGCGACAAGCGCCTGTCGATTCAGGCCCGCGTCGACTGGCGGGTGAACCGCGACCTGACGGTCTTCGCCTCCTACAATCCGAACATCCGCCGTGTGTCGTCGCAGGACTATAACTGGAGCGTCGCGACGCCGAATGGATCGATCGGCACAAACGGCGCCAACGCCAACGTAAATGTGACTAACGCCGTAGTGAATTCGAACCATTACGTCACCGCATTCGACTTCGTCCGTGGCGTCGGCGGCATCACCGCGCTGAACGTCACGAGTCAGGTGCGCGACATCCAGCGGCGCATCTCGCAGCATTACGCTCAGACCGGCGCGGACTTCTACTCCGGCCCGTGGACGGTGAAGGCGCGCGCGCAGTTCAGCCTGGCGACCAACAAGCGCGAGGATCTGGCCTTCTCCATTCTCGCACCGGTCGAACGCGCGAGCTACAGCCGGCTCGACAGTGGGCTATGGACGATCAAGATCCCGAACGTCGACCTGCTCAATGCCGCATCCTATTATCCGACGGTTGGCACGACCGGCGTCAGCGCGAATTCGCAGATCGAATACACGCCGTTCGCGGACAAGAACAAGGAATGGAACTACCAGCTCGACGTCGATCGGACGTTCGACAATTTCGGCCCGATCACGCGGATCAAGGCCGGTATCCAGCACCGCATGTACGATAATGAAAGCCGGCGGGAGAATGGCTTCCAGTTGTCGCCGGGCGTCGTTCTGTCACGCGCACGCAGCCTTGACCTGCTGCAATTCTGCGACCCTGCGCTCGCGCCCGCCACGACGCCATGTCAGTTCGGCTCGGTGCGCCGCACGACGACTGCGGGGACGGCGGATCAGACCTACAAGATCCACACGATCACGCGGCAGCAATATCAGGACCTGCTCAACGCCAGCCTGATCGCCCTGCCGGGTGCGCAGTTTTTCAGCGGGGCGCCCAACCGCGGCGACCTGATTTCCACTTGGGGAACGTACGACGTCGACGCGTTCTTTGGCCAGTTGCGCCAGATCGCCAATCTGACCGACTATAATCCGGACTGCCTCTATTCCTGCCGCGCGTCGGACGGGAACACCTATGATCGTCCGACCTATCTGACCAACGAGCAGACGTCGTCGGCTTACGCGATGCTCGACTTCGAGACGCGGCCCTTCGGATTGCTGTTCAACGGCAACATCGGCGTGCGGTATCAGCGCATCAAGGTCGATGCACAGCCGGTCGTCGACTTCAGCCGGCGGGTCGCCACGCCCGTCACGACGCCGTTCCCGGGTTATACGATCGAGAACCAGATCATCCGTCGCGAGATCGGACAGGTCAATCGGACGAGCGAAGATTGGCTGCCCAGCGTCAACTTCGCGGTCTGGCCGATCGAAGGGAAACTGGGCCTGCGATACTCCGGTTCGTTGCAGCGCGCCCGCCCCAGCATCCTTCAGCTGACCGGCAGCAGCGTCGCCAATTGCGGCGTCGTCGACCCGGCCCAGCGCGCCGCACTGGAAGCATTCCTTGCCGCCAACCCGGGCGCAATCCAGGACGACGATCCCAACACGGATGACAGTTCGGAAGCACGCTCGGTGCTGGACAATTTCGTCAACCGCTGCAGCGGCCGCATCGGCAATCCCGAGCTGAAGGGATATGGCGCCCGTACGCAGAACGTGTCGTTGGAATGGTATCCCAACCGCGATACCCAGCTCAGCGCCGCCGTCTATCAGATCGACGTCAATTCGGGCCGTCCGGAAACCGTCAACATCGGTGCTTACGAGCTGAGCGGCGACACCTATGAAGTCGGCAGCTACCGCGACGGGCCGAGCGGGCTGCGTCAGCGCGGCTTCGAAGTGTCGGGTCGCACCGCCTTCACCTTCCTCCCCGGCTTCCTGCGGTACCTGGGTGGCGGCTTCAACTACTCGTTCACCAAGTCGAACGAGAAGAATACCATTGTCGATCCGTGGACGGGGATCGCGCTGCCCCCCCGGTCGCAGTCCAAATATTATTATAACATCAACCTGTGGTATGACGACGGCAAGCTGAATGCCCGCGTCGCCTATCAACGGCGTGCCAGCTATTTCGATCTGTATGATGCGGATACTAAAAATCGCGTGCCGACGTTCCCTGGCCTGACAGGCAGCGCGCAAAACGGCTCCTACTTCAAATATCTCTCGCCGATCTTCAAGAATGGCACCGAGACGCTCGACGCGCGCGCGTCCTATTCGATCACCAAGAAGTTTCAGCTCTTTGCAGAGGGCAAGAACCTGCTTGGCACGACCATCGAAAAATACGCGCCGACCGAATTCCGTGACGCCGGTGGCGCGCCGTATCTGTACGACTCGCTCTATGCCGGCCGCACCTTCTACGCAGGCGCGATCATCACCTTCTAA
- the pelA gene encoding pectate lyase, with product MAKRISLALALGALTASTTLTPVAARVIGMNQPAEPVTAARIALLPVNDRAVWSAYLARSQAQMRADKAALAAERKPGMAIPPQPATGNGERTMPLTRDAAWYAGPEARHVADVILSFQTPAGGWGKNQPRDGAVRALGQSYVSNNSGVPAEGDFDPSEAWHYVGTIDNDATITETRFLAKVAAALPSAAADRYRAGAIRGLRYLLAAQYPNGGWPQVWPLEGGYHDAITLNDNAMVQVLTLMTDVGAGRGDFAVMPAGLRREAAAAAARGIDCLLQMQVTTDGRRTGWGQQHDALTLRITSARNYEPAALAAPESAAILRYLMRLPRTPAITAAVTAGVAWLKASAIQGQAWRDPRDGQGRRLIPDPAAPPIWARFYSVDANAPVFGDRDKTLHDDVMGISAGRRGGYAWFGTGPQAALTEFAAWSTHS from the coding sequence GTGGCCAAAAGGATTTCGCTCGCGCTGGCGCTTGGCGCGCTGACCGCGTCTACGACGTTGACGCCCGTGGCCGCGCGCGTCATCGGAATGAACCAGCCCGCCGAACCGGTAACTGCGGCCCGGATCGCTCTGTTGCCCGTGAACGACCGTGCGGTCTGGTCGGCCTATCTCGCCCGCTCGCAGGCGCAAATGCGTGCGGACAAGGCCGCCCTCGCCGCGGAGCGCAAGCCCGGCATGGCGATTCCACCCCAGCCGGCGACCGGCAATGGCGAGCGGACGATGCCCCTCACCCGCGACGCTGCGTGGTATGCGGGGCCGGAGGCGCGTCACGTCGCCGACGTCATCTTGAGTTTTCAGACGCCTGCCGGTGGCTGGGGCAAGAATCAGCCGCGCGACGGTGCAGTGCGCGCGCTGGGCCAGTCCTATGTGTCGAACAACTCCGGCGTTCCGGCGGAAGGCGACTTCGATCCGTCGGAAGCTTGGCATTATGTCGGCACGATCGACAATGACGCGACGATCACCGAAACGCGCTTTCTCGCCAAGGTTGCAGCGGCGTTGCCGAGTGCCGCCGCGGACCGCTATCGCGCCGGCGCAATTCGCGGGCTGCGGTATCTGCTTGCCGCGCAATATCCCAATGGCGGCTGGCCGCAGGTCTGGCCGCTGGAGGGCGGCTATCACGATGCGATCACGCTGAACGACAATGCGATGGTGCAGGTGTTGACGTTGATGACCGACGTCGGCGCCGGCCGCGGCGACTTCGCCGTGATGCCTGCGGGTTTGCGACGCGAGGCCGCCGCGGCCGCCGCGCGCGGGATCGACTGCCTGTTGCAGATGCAGGTGACGACCGACGGACGCCGCACCGGCTGGGGTCAGCAGCATGACGCGCTGACGCTGCGCATCACCTCGGCCCGCAATTACGAGCCGGCCGCGCTGGCCGCACCTGAAAGCGCGGCGATCCTGCGCTATCTGATGCGTCTGCCACGCACGCCGGCAATCACGGCAGCGGTCACCGCGGGCGTCGCTTGGTTGAAGGCGAGCGCGATCCAGGGTCAGGCCTGGCGCGACCCTCGCGACGGTCAGGGACGCCGCCTGATCCCCGACCCCGCAGCCCCGCCGATCTGGGCCCGCTTCTACTCGGTCGACGCAAACGCCCCCGTCTTCGGCGACCGCGACAAGACATTGCACGACGACGTCATGGGGATCAGTGCCGGCCGGCGCGGCGGCTATGCCTGGTTCGGGACGGGGCCGCAGGCCGCGCTGACCGAATTTGCCGCTTGGTCCACGCATAGCTGA
- a CDS encoding MFS transporter, protein MSDQQTESWRDTILAGLANYIDAGSIVAGSVALALWKDIYGLSDSFIGLIAAFSANAISAGVGALIGGMLCDRFGRKKIYQYDMLFYAFGMAWLVFASAPWMIVLGFVLVGLAVGADIPASWSLIAEQAPDKKRGAHSGVAQLLWYLGPVAVLVAAYFLKPFGLDGVRWLFIHLLVLALALTFLRSKMRESQRWEEAQAASGGGAPQRDWRQLLRAPYLGSVLFLAAMYGFWNLWAGYNGFFTPYLIERNNLPEWTATMLPASYFLIGMLSILGIFMTLSDRVNQRLLFGISAALHVVGMALLAIFGFRLEIVIAHIVIMGIAGGFGAQSFFQLWSAELFPTAIRSTAQGLTFAIVRIGLGIWSLAVPTLAAYDFTVLAWILTGFLVVSGVIGLIWAPRNEGKSLEQIDRARGAGA, encoded by the coding sequence GTGTCGGATCAACAGACCGAAAGCTGGCGGGACACGATCCTGGCCGGGCTCGCCAACTATATCGATGCGGGCTCGATCGTCGCGGGATCGGTGGCGCTGGCGCTGTGGAAGGACATCTACGGCCTGTCCGACAGCTTCATCGGCCTGATCGCGGCGTTCAGTGCGAATGCGATCTCGGCGGGTGTCGGCGCGCTGATCGGCGGCATGCTGTGCGACAGGTTCGGGCGCAAGAAGATCTACCAATATGATATGCTGTTCTACGCCTTCGGCATGGCGTGGCTGGTGTTCGCGTCCGCCCCGTGGATGATCGTGCTCGGCTTCGTTCTCGTCGGTCTCGCGGTCGGTGCCGATATCCCTGCATCCTGGTCGCTGATTGCCGAACAGGCGCCGGACAAGAAGCGCGGGGCGCATTCGGGCGTTGCCCAATTGCTCTGGTATCTGGGGCCGGTTGCCGTGCTGGTGGCGGCGTATTTCCTGAAGCCCTTCGGCCTCGATGGCGTCCGCTGGCTGTTCATCCACCTGCTGGTACTCGCGCTCGCGCTGACGTTCCTCCGCTCCAAGATGCGCGAATCGCAGCGGTGGGAGGAGGCGCAGGCGGCGTCCGGCGGCGGCGCGCCGCAGCGGGACTGGCGCCAGCTGCTACGCGCACCCTATCTCGGTTCGGTCTTGTTCCTCGCCGCCATGTACGGATTCTGGAACCTGTGGGCTGGCTATAACGGCTTCTTCACGCCGTATCTGATTGAGCGGAACAACCTGCCCGAATGGACGGCGACGATGCTGCCGGCGAGCTATTTCCTCATCGGCATGCTCTCGATCCTCGGCATCTTCATGACGCTGTCCGACCGGGTGAACCAGCGGCTGCTGTTCGGCATATCCGCCGCGCTGCACGTCGTCGGCATGGCGTTGCTCGCCATCTTCGGCTTCCGGCTCGAAATCGTCATCGCGCACATCGTCATCATGGGGATAGCCGGCGGCTTCGGCGCGCAGAGCTTCTTCCAGCTGTGGTCGGCGGAGCTGTTCCCGACCGCGATTCGCTCGACCGCGCAGGGGCTGACCTTCGCCATCGTCCGCATCGGCCTCGGTATCTGGAGCCTCGCGGTGCCGACGCTCGCGGCTTACGACTTCACCGTGCTGGCGTGGATCTTGACCGGTTTCCTGGTCGTATCGGGTGTGATCGGCCTGATCTGGGCGCCGCGCAACGAGGGCAAGTCGCTAGAGCAGATCGACCGCGCACGGGGCGCGGGGGCGTGA
- the yacG gene encoding DNA gyrase inhibitor YacG, translating into MSKPATRNLCPVCSKPSSSEHTPFCSQGCRDRDLLQWLGEGYRIPGPPADPGLDMPDSRD; encoded by the coding sequence ATGTCCAAGCCCGCCACGCGTAACCTCTGCCCGGTCTGCTCAAAGCCGTCCTCGTCGGAGCACACCCCTTTCTGCTCGCAAGGCTGCCGCGATCGCGATCTGTTGCAATGGCTGGGCGAAGGCTACCGAATTCCGGGCCCACCTGCCGATCCGGGGCTAGACATGCCCGATTCCCGCGACTAA
- the maf gene encoding septum formation protein Maf: protein MSAPALVLASTSPRRRELLARIGVVPTRIAAPDIDETPLKGEAPAAYVARLAEGKARAVERAADEIVLAGDTTVAVGTRILEKPVDEADLRRMLGLLSGRRHRCISGLCVIDREGRARVRSVGTVVAFKRLSDAEIDWYVESGEGMGKAGGYAIQGRAETFVRFLSGSHSAVVGLPLFETRGLLEASGWVFA from the coding sequence ATGAGCGCACCGGCGCTCGTCCTCGCCTCGACGTCGCCGCGCCGGCGCGAACTGCTCGCGCGCATCGGCGTCGTGCCGACGCGGATCGCTGCCCCCGATATCGACGAGACGCCGTTGAAGGGAGAGGCGCCGGCCGCCTATGTTGCGCGCCTGGCCGAGGGCAAGGCGCGGGCGGTGGAGCGGGCTGCGGACGAGATCGTGCTTGCCGGCGACACGACCGTCGCGGTGGGCACGCGCATCCTGGAGAAGCCCGTCGACGAGGCTGACCTGCGCCGCATGCTCGGCCTGTTGTCGGGGCGACGGCATCGCTGCATTTCCGGCCTGTGCGTCATCGATCGCGAGGGGCGCGCGCGGGTGCGGTCCGTCGGTACCGTCGTCGCCTTCAAGCGGCTGAGCGACGCCGAAATCGACTGGTATGTCGAGAGCGGTGAAGGCATGGGCAAGGCGGGCGGCTATGCGATCCAGGGCCGCGCCGAGACGTTCGTGCGGTTCCTGTCGGGGTCGCATTCGGCGGTCGTCGGCTTGCCGCTGTTCGAGACGCGGGGGCTGCTCGAGGCGTCCGGCTGGGTGTTTGCGTGA
- the infA gene encoding translation initiation factor IF-1, translating into MAKEELLEMRGQVVELLPNAMFRVRLENDHEILGHTAGKMRKNRIRVLVGDEVLVELTPYDLTKGRITYRFMPGRGGPGPQ; encoded by the coding sequence TTGGCCAAGGAAGAACTGCTCGAAATGCGCGGCCAGGTGGTCGAGCTTCTGCCCAACGCGATGTTTCGCGTCCGGCTGGAGAACGATCACGAGATCCTGGGCCATACCGCAGGCAAGATGCGCAAGAACCGCATCCGCGTCCTCGTCGGCGACGAGGTGCTGGTCGAGCTGACTCCCTATGACCTGACCAAGGGGCGCATCACTTACCGCTTCATGCCGGGCCGCGGCGGTCCCGGGCCGCAATAA
- a CDS encoding S9 family peptidase produces MRRKSLLALTVAACGLAAATVAQTPPAAPAAVPRPIEQFAELPALVSPKLSPDGKRIAARVAIKGQQYFAILAVEGQAPPQLIATGKGDLNWWQWVNNDWLVVGVGDKVPVPDAGEWYVRRAVGIAAADGKVVPLVTRDAAQNADDVLWTARDGTPRVLIAYQSSLEPSNINFWPQVAEVDVSTGKTKRVVGPREGVMSWVADGQGVVRMGIGRSLDGRQMRVLYRGGAGQDFETIVKARTHKDSYVIPASFLAEPGKALAMADDADGFGGLYEYDLIKLELGKRLYGSKNFDLEGYVLNTTRDGLAGVSYLDDRARTEWIDPDLVKLQAEVQGFVSNGQVDILNFSHDHDRPIVNIGASNSPGAFYLYDRKTRDLRFLAYTNSAIRAARLNPVRTIRYKARDGLEIAAVLTLPRGKSTNLPLIVLPHGGPFARDSEEWDWWTQYLAERGYAVVQPNYRGSSGYGTQFTLKGQGQWGLAMQDDLNDAVTQLAKDGVADPKRVCIIGASYGGYAAMRAAQRDPTVYRCAVSYAGVSDLPRLRRYDAQFLNSGARSDWLQLQATDFRSVSPIYSPEKSAIPLLLVHGKADTVVPIAQSREMAERLRSAGRDVTYIEQPKGDHHFSRSEDRLEFLRAMQAFLDKHNPA; encoded by the coding sequence GTGCGTCGAAAGTCTCTTCTCGCTCTGACCGTAGCCGCATGTGGCCTAGCCGCCGCCACGGTCGCGCAAACGCCGCCCGCCGCGCCCGCGGCCGTTCCCCGGCCGATCGAGCAATTCGCTGAATTGCCTGCGCTGGTCAGCCCTAAACTGTCCCCTGACGGCAAGCGGATCGCCGCGCGGGTCGCGATCAAGGGTCAGCAGTATTTTGCTATCCTGGCTGTCGAGGGACAGGCCCCGCCGCAACTCATCGCAACCGGCAAGGGCGACCTCAACTGGTGGCAATGGGTTAACAACGACTGGCTGGTCGTGGGGGTCGGCGACAAGGTGCCGGTTCCAGACGCCGGCGAATGGTATGTTCGACGCGCGGTCGGCATTGCCGCGGCGGACGGCAAGGTCGTGCCTTTGGTAACGCGCGACGCTGCGCAGAACGCCGACGACGTACTATGGACCGCGCGCGACGGGACGCCGCGCGTGCTGATCGCCTATCAGTCGTCGCTCGAGCCGAGCAACATCAATTTCTGGCCGCAGGTGGCTGAAGTCGATGTGTCGACCGGCAAGACGAAGCGCGTCGTCGGCCCGCGCGAGGGCGTCATGTCCTGGGTCGCGGATGGCCAGGGCGTCGTCCGCATGGGCATCGGTCGGTCGCTCGACGGCCGGCAAATGCGCGTTCTCTACCGTGGTGGAGCGGGCCAGGATTTCGAAACGATTGTCAAGGCGCGCACCCATAAGGACAGCTATGTCATCCCCGCCAGCTTCCTGGCCGAACCGGGCAAGGCGCTGGCGATGGCCGATGATGCCGATGGCTTTGGCGGTCTGTACGAATATGACCTTATCAAGTTGGAGCTCGGCAAGCGGCTCTACGGCAGCAAGAACTTCGACCTCGAAGGCTATGTCCTGAACACCACGCGCGATGGATTAGCCGGCGTCAGCTACCTCGACGACCGGGCGCGGACCGAATGGATCGACCCCGACCTCGTCAAGCTACAGGCCGAAGTTCAGGGCTTCGTGTCGAACGGCCAGGTCGACATCCTGAACTTCAGCCACGACCATGATCGTCCGATCGTCAACATCGGGGCGAGCAATTCGCCTGGCGCTTTCTACCTTTACGATCGCAAGACGCGTGACCTGCGCTTCCTCGCCTATACCAATAGCGCGATCCGAGCCGCACGGCTGAACCCCGTCCGCACGATTCGCTATAAGGCACGCGACGGCCTGGAAATCGCCGCCGTGCTGACGCTGCCGCGCGGCAAGTCGACGAACCTGCCACTCATCGTCCTGCCCCATGGCGGCCCGTTCGCACGTGACAGCGAGGAATGGGACTGGTGGACGCAGTACCTTGCCGAGCGTGGCTATGCCGTCGTTCAGCCCAATTATCGCGGCTCGTCGGGCTATGGCACGCAGTTCACGCTGAAGGGACAGGGCCAGTGGGGTCTCGCGATGCAGGACGACCTGAACGATGCGGTGACGCAGCTGGCGAAAGACGGCGTCGCCGATCCCAAACGCGTGTGCATCATCGGCGCCTCCTATGGCGGCTACGCCGCGATGCGGGCCGCGCAGCGCGACCCGACTGTCTATCGCTGCGCGGTTTCCTACGCCGGTGTGTCCGACCTGCCACGCTTGCGCCGCTATGATGCCCAGTTCCTGAATTCGGGGGCGCGTAGCGACTGGCTCCAGCTGCAAGCCACCGATTTCCGCTCGGTATCGCCCATCTATTCGCCGGAGAAGTCGGCGATCCCGCTATTGCTGGTACATGGCAAGGCCGACACCGTCGTCCCGATCGCCCAATCACGCGAAATGGCGGAACGGCTGCGGTCGGCCGGGCGGGACGTCACCTATATTGAACAGCCGAAGGGCGATCACCATTTCAGTCGCAGCGAAGATCGCTTGGAGTTCCTGCGTGCGATGCAGGCGTTCCTCGACAAGCATAACCCAGCGTAG
- a CDS encoding outer membrane beta-barrel protein — protein MKKLAFVALASVALPAAAQQTHTTVTRTTRPGVVVTTQTGGYPVYAAPVPQDGPYLPYEPLPSDAEVFGGLRLEVQAGYDRLSGDIVTKEGVTYGGEAGFDVPVGRALLIGGYVGAEGSSGEACTTLIGATNCYRAPLSLTAGGRVGIAVGLETLLYVKGGYSRGRIAYDSTRTTNPPSILSLRQNLNGYHIGGGVEQQFGPSAYGKIEYVYTKLRGFDVTTLPGPTEDFERHQVKLGLGVRM, from the coding sequence ATGAAGAAACTCGCCTTCGTCGCACTCGCGTCCGTCGCGCTGCCCGCCGCCGCGCAGCAGACCCACACGACCGTCACCCGCACGACGCGCCCCGGCGTCGTCGTCACGACGCAGACCGGCGGCTATCCAGTCTATGCCGCGCCGGTGCCACAGGACGGGCCCTACCTCCCGTACGAACCGCTGCCGAGCGATGCTGAAGTCTTCGGTGGCCTGCGCCTGGAAGTACAGGCGGGCTATGACCGGCTGAGCGGCGACATCGTCACCAAGGAAGGCGTGACCTATGGCGGTGAAGCGGGCTTCGACGTTCCGGTCGGCCGCGCACTGCTCATCGGCGGATACGTCGGCGCCGAGGGCTCGTCGGGCGAAGCCTGCACCACGCTGATCGGTGCGACCAACTGCTACCGCGCGCCGCTGTCGCTGACCGCCGGTGGCCGCGTTGGCATCGCCGTCGGCCTGGAGACTTTGCTGTACGTGAAGGGCGGCTATAGCCGCGGGCGTATTGCGTACGACTCGACGCGCACCACCAACCCGCCGAGCATTCTCAGCCTGCGCCAGAATTTGAACGGCTATCACATCGGTGGCGGCGTCGAACAGCAGTTCGGCCCGAGCGCATACGGCAAGATCGAATATGTCTACACCAAGCTGCGCGGCTTCGACGTGACGACGCTGCCGGGACCGACCGAGGACTTCGAACGCCATCAGGTCAAGCTGGGCCTGGGCGTCCGCATGTAA